GGGCCGATCGTCCTCGTGGGGCACTCGATGGGCGGGATGACCGTCATGGCACTGGCCGACCAGTACCCCGAGCTGATCCGCGACCGGGTGGTCGCGGTGGCTCTGATCGGCACGTCGTCGGGAGGGCTCGGCGAGGTCAACTTCGGACTGCCCGTCGCCGGCGTCAACGCCGTACGCCGGGTGCTGCCTGGCGTCCTCAAGGTGCTCGGGCAGCGGGCCGACCTGGTGGAGAAGGGACGGCGGGCCACCGCCGACCTGTTCGCCGGGATCATCAAGCGCTACTCCTTCGCCTCCCGGGACGTCGACCCGGCCGTCGTCCGGTTCGCCGAGCGGATGATCGAGGGCACCCCGATCGACGTGGTCGCCGAGTACTACCCGGCGTTCGACAACCACGACAAGGCCGCCGCCCTCGCCCACTTCGTGGACAAGCCGGTGCTCGTGCTGGCCGGGGTGGGGGACATGGTCACGCCCAGCGAGCACAGCGAGGCGATCGCCTCCCTGCTGCCGGAGGCGGAACTGGTCCTGGTCCCCGACGCCGGACACCTGGTCATGCTGGAACACCCGGAAGTGGTCACCGACCGCCTCGCCGACCTGCTCACCCGCGCGGGTGCGGTGCCCGCAGGGGCTACCGTTGGCGGTTATGGAAGCAGTACCGCGCAACCCGGTTGAGACCGAGCTGACCGTCACCTCCCCCGAGCAGATGCGCGAGCTGGGCCTGAAGCTCGCCGAACTGCTGCGCGCCGGGGACCTCGTGATGCTCAGCGGGGAGCTCGGCGCGGGCAAGACGACGCTGACCCGCGGGCTCGGTGAGGGGCTCGGGGTGCGGGGGGCGGTCACCTCGCCGACCTTCGTGATCGCCCGGGTGCATCCGTCCCTGGGTGACGGGCCGCCGCTCGTCCACGTCGACGCGTACCGCCTGGGCGGCGGGCTCGACGAGATGGAGGACCTCGATCTCGACGTGTCGCTGCCGGAGTCGGTGATCGTCGTGGAGTGGGGCGAGGGCAAGGTCGAGGAGCTGACCGACGACCGGCTCCAGGTGCAGATCCATCGCGCGGTCGGCGACACCACCGACGAGGTGCGGCACGTGACGCTGACGCCGGTCGGTGAGCGGTGGACCGTGGCCGACCTCGGCGTGCTCACGGCCTGAGTGCCGCCCGCGCTTTCCGTGAACGTTCCGACAACGCGTCGGCAAGATATTGCGTTCGGCGTCTTGTGCGTGGTCACATGGTACCCACCTCGTGGTTAGGTCTACCTAACTACGCCCGCCCCCGAACTTCAGGAGGCGTCCATGGCAGCCACCGACAACCGTCCGCAGCCCCAGTCACAGCCGTACGCGATCGTTCGAGGCGTGTCCATGCGCGATCTGCTGGCGTCCTGCGCGGCGGCGGAGGCCGTCTCGACGCCGCCGCGGATGCCCGACCCGGGGACGGGCCGCCGGACCGCCGGGCACGAACGCCCCAAGGCCGCCTGAGCAGTCCTGGGGCCGTTCCGGGGCAGCCCGGGTTCAGGAGGCCCTAGCGGATCACCACGACCTTCGCGCCGATCGTCGCGAAGGCCCACATCGCGTCGCCGTCCTCCCGGGACTCCCGGATGCCGCCCGTGCGCGCGGTGGAGGCATCGGCCGCCGCGTCGTCGAGGGCCGTGCTGAAGCCGATGGCCACGCCGTCGACGCCGGTGAAGCGGACCACGTGCTCGACGGGGGTGCCGTCGGTGCCGGTCACGGCTCCCGACCGGGAGGTGACCGTGTAGACACCGGGGGCGGGGTGGATCCTTCCCGGGGTGACCGGGAAGCTACGGGTGACCAGGCCACCGGGTTCGACGAGCCACACGCGGTCGTCGTCCAGGGAGTACACGACGCGGGCGCCCGTGCCGGAGCTCGGCGGGAGGGCGGTGGGGTGCCGCTTGTCCCGGGGGATCTTGGAGACGGTGGCCGCGGGGACGTCGCCGGTGTGTGCACGGGTGGGCACCGTCGCGGAGGCCTGGTAGGCGAGGAGACCGACCGTCGCCACGGCCGCTGCGGTGAGGGCGGTCACGAAGGCTGCGTTGCTGGGTGCCACCGGCTACCTCTTGAGTGTTTGGTCCTGATTTGTCGTGACGGTAGCAGGTTGTCGACCGGGCACGGCGCCGTCGTGGCTGGTCGCGCCCGTGCGGCCGAGC
This is a stretch of genomic DNA from Streptomyces sp. NBC_00285. It encodes these proteins:
- the tsaE gene encoding tRNA (adenosine(37)-N6)-threonylcarbamoyltransferase complex ATPase subunit type 1 TsaE, yielding MEAVPRNPVETELTVTSPEQMRELGLKLAELLRAGDLVMLSGELGAGKTTLTRGLGEGLGVRGAVTSPTFVIARVHPSLGDGPPLVHVDAYRLGGGLDEMEDLDLDVSLPESVIVVEWGEGKVEELTDDRLQVQIHRAVGDTTDEVRHVTLTPVGERWTVADLGVLTA
- a CDS encoding alpha/beta fold hydrolase codes for the protein MSESSAEAVVDAAASVALASATGAGWRRATGFAGAAIGVVAAGAAAGVAIERLTVGRGIRQKARLALDSTGPYGALRGTPGKAPADDGTELYYEVDDVDPAATPALSPRRRRLFGRKAPAPVTVVFSHGYCLSQDSWHFQRAALRGVVRTVHWDQRSHGRSARGVRQVQDGVPVDIEQLGRDLKAVIDAAVPQGPIVLVGHSMGGMTVMALADQYPELIRDRVVAVALIGTSSGGLGEVNFGLPVAGVNAVRRVLPGVLKVLGQRADLVEKGRRATADLFAGIIKRYSFASRDVDPAVVRFAERMIEGTPIDVVAEYYPAFDNHDKAAALAHFVDKPVLVLAGVGDMVTPSEHSEAIASLLPEAELVLVPDAGHLVMLEHPEVVTDRLADLLTRAGAVPAGATVGGYGSSTAQPG